The Pseudanabaena yagii GIHE-NHR1 genome segment TTAAATTAATGCTTAGTTTTAAATATGATTTCTAGAAATCCCAAATAATTAAAAATTAGTAAAACCCTGACTTTTATGCCCAATTCCGTTCAGACTTTGCAATTAAAGCAACTAAGTAGTCTCTGGCAAATATGGGAACAAGGAGCTAAATCACATCCTGATGCGATCGCACTCTACGATCCCCATGCTAAACCACCTGTGCGAATTTCCTATAAAGATGCCTTTGAGCAAATTAATCAATTTGGGGCAGGTTTGCGATCGCTGGGTGTGAACTTTGGCGACAAGGTAGCACTCATTGCCGATAACTCACCAAGGTGGTTAATTGCCGATCAGGGGATTTTAGCGATCGGGGCAGCCAATGCTACGCGAAGTTCGCAAGCCGAGCGGAGTGAACTGCTCTACATCATCGAGCATAGTGATAGCGTCGCGATCGTGGTCGAAAATCTGGCGACCCTCAAAAAGCTCGAACCAGAATTGCATAGCCTGCCAGTCAAACAAATTATTTTGCTGTCAGACGAAACGCCACCCGAAGGAGCCTATAACTTTCAGCAATTATTAGATAAAGGTAGCAGCAAGGATTTAGGTAATCCAACTATCAAACGCGATACCCTTGCAACGCTGATCTACACTTCTGGGACAACTGCCAGACCGAAGGGGGTCATGCTCACCCACGGCAATTTCCTCTACGAAGTGGAAGGGGCGCAGTCAGTTTTAAAACTGCAAGTTAACGAAAAAGTTCTCAGTATTCTTCCCACATGGCATTCCTACGAGCGCACCTTTGAATATTTCATCTTTTCCCAAGGTTGCACGCAGATTTACACCAATCTCCGCACCATCAAAAAGGATTTAAAAGAACATAAACCTCATTACATGGTCGCTGTGCCACGCCTGTGGGAATCAATCTATGAAGGTGTGCAGAAAAACTTCCGTGATCAGCCTGAGAGCAAACAGCGCTTAGTCAAATTTTTCCTCACAACTAGCCAAAAATACATCACTGCCAAGCGGGTTGTCCAAGGATTGAATGTTGAAAATCTCTATCCTTCTCTAGGTGACAAATTTAAAGCATCACTGGTAGTTTTGGGACTATGGGCAGTTCATAAACTTGGTCATAAATTGGTTTACCAAAAAGTACGCGAAGCAACGGGTGGCAACTTCAAATACATCGTTAGTGGTGGCGGCTCGATCGCTGAACACCTCGAAGACTTCTATGAAATTGTCGGCATCGAAATTTTGGGGGGATATGGCTTAACCGAAACCTCACCAATTACCCATGTACGTCGTCCACATCGCAATATTCGTGGTGGAGATGGACAGCCCTTGCCCCAGACCGAAACCCGCATCGTCGATATGTCTACCAGAGCCGATGTGCCAATTGGTCATCAGGGATTAGTCCTCATTCGTGGTCCCCAAGTGATGCAGGGCTACTACAAAAATCCTGAAGCGACAGCTAAAGCGATCGATCCAGAGGGTTGGTTTGATACAGGCGATTTAGGCTATGTCAGCAAGTGGGATGACTTAGTAATTACAGGTCGTGCCAAAGATACGATCGTTTTGACTAATGGCGAGAATATTGAACCTCAGCCCATTGAAGATGCCTGTATTCGCAGTCCTTATATTGATCAGGTCGTCCTAGTGGGGCAAGACCAGAAACAATTGGGTGTTTTAATCGTTCCTAACCTATCAGCACTAGAAGCTGCGGGTTTAATTCCGCCTGATTCAACATTAGCAAGCGTTTTGCCAGAGTTGAATCAGCCTAAAATTCGTAATCTTTATCGCGAAGAACTGAATCGTGAAGTGCAAAACCGCCCCGGCTACAGCATTAACGATCGCATTGGTGTTTTTGAGTTCTTGCCTGAACCCTTTACAATCGAAAATGGGTTCCTCACGCAGACATTCAAAATCCGACGTAACATCGTATTTGAGCGTTATCAAGATATTATTGTCAAAATGTTTACCTCATGATGTGAAAGTGGCTTTGCCACTTTCACATCAACATAAATTATTAGCCAACTGGAGATAACTGTGAGTTTCGATTTTTCTAATCAGCTTTTATTACGTCGCACTGCAAATATTCAAGTGATTGTGACGCAACGCTGGAAAGAGGAAATGCAGCAACAACTGCAACAACAAATTGCTCAAATCGATGCCCAAGTACAGCAAGTTGATGCCCAAGGCTCTCGCCAAATCAATGAAATTGAGCGCCAAAGTATCAAGCCATTTTCTGCGGAAGTATCCAATGCTCTTGAAGGCATTCGTGCAGAAATGAATCGCGTTAAAGCCGAATTATTAGAACAAAAGAATCAATTGCTAACCCAATTGACCCAAGTGCAAAATTTGGAACTAGAACAAGAAGTGTCTCAAGGACAACTTGATAGCTACTTCCCAGCCGCCAAAGGCGATAACTTGATTGCTCAGATGCGCGTGGAAATTGTCCTCCGCGATGGCGTAATCGAAGATATCCGTACTGGTTTCCCTGCTGTCTAAATCCCCTCACCCCATCCCTCTCCCGCAGGAGAGGGAGAAGGATCTGGGGGATATGATTAAGAATATCCGCCCACTTAAACCCCAAAAGGTATGAACGTTCTACTGGTTTACCCACTTTTTCCAAAAACATTTTGGTCTTACGAAAAAATCCTAGAGCTAGTAAATCGCAAGGTGCTACTACCTCCGCTAGGATTGATTACTGTTGCAGCGATCTTGCCCCAAGAATGGAATTTTAAATTGGTCGATCGCAATGTTCGCACAATTACGGAGGCGGAATGGCAATGGGCGGATATGGTCATTCTCTCGGCAATGATCGTGCAGAAAGATGACCTGTTATCCCTGATTAGAGAAGCAAAAAGACGCGGTAAAAAAGTCGCCTGCGGTGGTCCTTACCCCACCTCAATGCCCGAAGAACCTCAAGCCGCAGGTGTTGATTACCTGATTTTGGATGAGGGTGAAATTACTTTACCGATGTTTGTCGAGGCGATCGCTAAGGGTGAACCCAGTGGCATTTTCCGCACCAATGAAAAGCCCGATGTCACTACTACGCCCGTGCCCCGCTTTGACCTCTTAGAATTTGATGCCTACGACTCGATGTCGGTGCAGTTCTCCCGTGGTTGCCCCTTCCAATGCGAATTTTGCGACATCATCGTTTTGTACGGACGCAAGCCGCGCACCAAGAGTCCTGCTCAGTTATTAGCCGAACTCGACTATTTATATAGCCTTGGCTGGCGACGGGGTGTATTTATGGTCGATGACAACTTCATCGGCAATAAACGCAATGTGCGCTTACTCCTGCTCGAACTGAAGGAATGGCAAAAAGAACATGGCTATCCCTTCCGCTTCAATACCGAAGCCTCAATCGATCTCGCCGCCGATCAGGAACTCATGGATCTGATGGTGGAATGCTATTTCGATGCTGTATTCCTTGGGATTGAAACCCCCGATGAAGATAGCTTGCAGATGACCAAGAAGTTTCAAAATACAAGGTCATCGCTATTGGATTCGGTGGAAGCGATCACCAAAACAGGGATTCGCGTTATGGCAGGCTTCATCATCGGCTTTGATGGTGAGAAAAAAGGAGCAGGCGATCGCATTGTGAGATTTGCCGAACTCACGGGCATCCCCACCACCACCTTCGCAATGTTGCAAGCATTACCCCATACAGCCCTCTGGCATCGTCTCGAAAAAGAAGGACGTTTACGCAGTCAAAATGGCAACTTGAATCAAACCACTTTGATGAATTTTGAGCCAACGCGCCCCGTCGAGGAAATTGCCCGCGAATATGTGGAAGCCTTCTGTGCGCTGTATGAGCCACATGCCTACCTCGATCGCGTTTACAGCTATTTCCTAAAACTTGGCGCACCAAGGGTTAAGGTAGAAGCAAAACTTCCCACCCTTACCGACCTGAAGGCATTAGCCATTATCGTCTGGCGGCAAGGCATCAAGCGCGATACCCGTTGGAAGTTCTGGCATCATCTATTTAGCATGATCAAGCGCAATCCTGCGGTATGGGAACATTACCTGATCGTCTGCGCCCACAATGAACATTTCATGGAGTACCGCGATATTGTCCGCCGAGAGATTGAAGGGCAATTAGCCGCCTATTGGCAAGAGGAAGAGCGTCTAAAGCTTGTAAGTCCTACTCCAGCCAGAGAATTAGATCTAGCAAGCTAGTCTATGTAGCGAAATCTTTTATCTATTAAAAGATTTTATTTTGTAATAACCCTTTTTAATTCTTGTTAGTGAGCAAGTCTTATTCATAGGAATTGAGAAGGGTTTTGTTTTATCAATTAACCCCAAAATATAATGCGTGTTTTACTCGTCTATCCGTTATTTCCGAAAAGCTTCTGGTCATTTGAGAAAACACTGGAATTAGTTGGTTATAAGGCTCAGCTTCCACCCCTTGGCATGGTCACGGTTGCCGCGATCTTGCCCCAGACTTGGGAATTTAAACTCGTCGATCGCAATGTGCGCGATATCACTGAAGCCGAATGGGAATGGGCGGAAGTGGTAATTCTCTCAGCGATGATCGTGCAGAAAGATGACTTTCTCGCGCAAATTCAAGAGGCGAAAAAGCGCGGTAAATTAGTTGCTGTGGGAGGTCCCTATCCTACCGCTTTACCTGAAGAAGCGAAGGTTTCGGGGGCAGATTTCTTGATTCTCGATGAGGGGGAAATTACGTTACCGATGTTTGTGGAGGCGATCGAAAGAGGCGAGCGCAGTGGTATTTTGCGAGCCAATGGTGAAAAGCCTGCGGTGACAGATACGCCGATTCCTCGGTTTGACTTGCTAGAAATGAACCGTTATGCGGAAATGTCGGTACAGTTCTCCCGTGGTTGCCCCTTCCAATGCGAATTTTGCGACATCATCGTTCTCTATGGACGTAAGCCTCGTACTAAGACTCCTGCTCAGATTCTGGCGGAATTGCAATGTCTCTATGATCTTGGTTGGAGACGCAGCATTTTCATGGTCGATGATAACTTCATCGGCAATAAGCGCAACGTGAAGGTGATGCTCCAAGAGCTAAAGCCTTGGATGAAGGAACGCAATTATCCCTTCTCCTTTGCCACCGAAGCCTCGGTCGATCTTGCCCAAGATCCTGAAATGATGCAGATGATGGTGGAATGTAACTTTGGTTCCGTATTCCTTGGGATTGAAACCCCTGACACTGATAGTCTTGCGCTCACCAAGAAGTTCCAAAACAATCGCGATCCGCTTTCAGAATCGGTGATCAATATCGCCAGAGCAGGGATTCGGGTGATGGCAGGATTTATCATCGGCTTTGATGGTGAGAAGAAAGGAGCAGGCGATCGCATTGTCCAATTTGTCGAACTCACGGCAGTTCCTACGGCGCTCTTCAGTATGCTACAAGCCTTGCCTGATACAGGTCTGTGGCATCGTCTGAATAAAGAAGGTCGGATGATTACCCAGAATAGCAATGGGCATCAAACCACTTTGATGAACTTCATGCCCACTCGTCCATTGGAAGATATTGCAACAGAATATGTCCATGCCTTCTGGACTCTTTACGATCCCCTTGTCTTTCTCAATCGCACCTACCGCCATTTCTTGATTTTGGGCGAGTCGCCATACAAGCGCATCAAGCGTGAGAAAACTGATCAGAAGAAGAAAACTGATTGGACTGCGATTAGAGCATTACTAATTCTCTGTTGGAGACAAGGATTTGTTCGCAAAACCCGTTTCCAATTCTGGATTAATCTCTTTGACTTGATGAAGCGTTATCCCAACGTGGTCACCAGCTATCTATCGGTTTGCGCTCAGGGTGAGCATTTCCTCGAATATCGCTCGATTGTGCGTGAACAGATTGAAGCTCAACTTGCCGATTATTTGGCTAATCCTCCTGTACTTCAGCCCAAGGTTGTACCTGTGGAGAAAAAGTTGGATTTGCAAGAAGTGAAGTAGCGATCGCAGTCTCAACGTAAGCAAAAGAGTCGCTTCGCGGCTCTTTTATTTTATTCAAAAATCTGGGATAGGGGACAAGAAAATTCTGGTAATAATGGGGAAGTGAGGGTGTCGGTCACAAATAGAGTCATTGCTAATTTGAGAACTCCATTTTCGCGACGGTAGATTTGGAGTTTCTTTTCTCGCCAATCAGCGATCCAATATTCCAAAACTCCCTGTGATGAATAGAGCTTTAACTTAACTTCGCGATCGCGCTTTTCATTATCAGTTCCCGCCGATAGCACCTCAATCGCTAGATCAGGCGCACCAAGTAAATGTCCAGATTGATCAATCAAAGCTTCATATTTTTCTTTGCTAACCCACACTACATCAGGAATAACATCATCCTTATTGCCAAAGATTACACCTGCACCCAAAGATGTTTTGCCTAATTTCGTAGTGAGCGACCAAATATCCAAGACGGTAAAAAATCTGCCACAGGTGGTTTGATGTTTCCAGTGAGGCGCTCTCGTCACGTAAAGTTCTCCTTCAATAATTTCATAACGGTTGCCGTTGTCAGGTAATAGTTCGAGGTCGGCACTTGTCCACAGCAGTTTTTCCTCTGGGGCATTGGCTGAGAGATTGGGTGGTGCGATCGCTTGAGTCATGATGTTTTCCTAAGCAGAGCGATAAGGTGATTATAGCAATCATCCCCATTTGTCAGAATTATGGATCGAGATAGATTTCGTAGGGGCTGAGCATTCCCGCACAGATTTATAAATTCTCAGATTCCCTTGATTTGGGAATGCTCTGCCCTAAATCTCACAATGCAGGGACAGTTTATTATTGAGGTTTTTCATTTTGCCTACGGCAAAATGAAAAACCTCCGTGCAGGGACAGTTTATCGGTGAAAGCGGAGAGGGTTAAGCATTTGCGGATTGAGATTTTGGTGAGGAGTTTGGGAATTGTGGCGCAAATGCTTAACCCCTACATGGGGATTATGACAAAAAGATAATTTTGAGTCAGCCAATCTTTCGGTTTCCCTACTAAAATAACTGACTCATTTTATATTTGGATGCAGTTACCCGCACCACTGGAGATAGCCTGTACTGCCACCATGTGCGCTCGATGGAATCCCTTCCAACAATTCTGACAATTGGTAGTACTCACGAGGAAGAAACGAAGACGACACGAAAACCAAGATAGTTAAGCTGATTACGCGCGCCGTTACTGCTACGATAGGAAGACCGACAAATGATCGCATCGATGACCCAAGAACCGCCGCGCCGCAAACGAGAACGATTATCGTTATTATCTATATTGAGATCGCCCCATGCTTGATTTCCCTGTTTCTTGAGATTTTCTGGTTTATCAGTATAGCTATCGTGCCACTCGTCTAAACACCATTCCCAGACATTGCCACTCATGTCATAAATCCCAAGCTCATTAGCCTTTTTCTGCCCCACTGGATGAGTTACACTGCCGCTATTATCGCGATACCAAGCTACTTCATCTAGATTATTGCTACCTGCATAGATAAAGCCCTTGCTCTGGTTCGCACCTCTCGCAGCATATTCCCATTCCGCCTCAGTGGGCAGTCTTACCTCCCTTCCTATCTGTTGGGATAACTTCTTACAGAATGCTCTAGCATCATGCCAAGACACCCCCACAACTGGCCGCAAATCCCGTTGAAACTTTTTGTCGCAATTTGTTGAGCCTTTAGTTTTCATCACCGATTGCCATTGGGCATTAGTGACCGCATATTTACCAATCAGAAATTCCTTTAGCTGCACCTCATGAATGGGCTCTTCATTGTCATACTCATCGCTCCCCATCATAAATTTTCCTGCGGGAACCTTGACTAATTCCAGCGCCACCCCATTGCCAAGGTCAAGAATTAACGGATTGGATTCTGGCGATTTACTTACATTGCGATTTCTAGTCCCAACAGCAACAGGATTAGGAATTACTTGTGGAGATCCGCCAAGATAACGCTCCACCGCCAAACCTTCAATCTCAGTAATCGCCTCATAATCCGTCCCATCCACCGCCAAAACCTGCATCCACAAACGCCTTGCCATATCAAGCTTTTTGTCACGATGCGCCTTAAAAGCATCCTTCTTGAGCGGTTCTAGATCGAACTTATCCGCATACTTCGGCATCAAAATCAAATGACCCTTTTCTTGAGGATCGAGCATCATGCGCGGAGTTTGCCTAGTCTTTGCCAACTCAGGAACACGATACTTCAGATAACTATTCAACTTCGTCGCCGTTGCACAACGCCCCTGCACACCCAAACCCTCCACCAAAGCATAGGTAAACGCCCCATGTTGCAGTTCATCCACCTCATAGGAATACTCCGACGGACTGCAAGCCGCAATACTAATCACATCCGCAATTTTGGCTTCTCGCTCAGTTTCACGACCAATACCTTCACCCGATCGCGTAGTCCCATTTCGCCGCACCTGATTGCGACAGGCATCTAGTGCCAAAATGACATTTCCCGCCCCACTGCCGCGCAGATTTTGGATTACTTGATTAACCGCAATCCCTGTATTCGCAACATTGTCAGGATCGCCATCACTCGGCATCAGATAATCGATCCCATCTTCTAAAATGCCATGTCCCGCAAAAAAGAACCAAAAATTGTCACTTTCATGGAGAAATGGCTGAGCAAAAAGCTCCTTAAATACCTTTAGCAAATTGTTGCGAAAAGGCTTGGTTGTCTTGCCATCCAAATCGGGTGAATCATCGGAAAAATAGAAAATGTGATCAAACTTTGCCTCATTTTCTAAAAACTGACAAATATGCAGAGCATCATTTTTCGCATACTTCAAAGGATGCAAAAACTCATATTGATTCACCCCGATCGCGATCGCCCAATTCGCCACAAACCTTACGCTCCCTTCTCGCGCTTAAACTTGAGCTTGATCGCACTCTTGCCGCGAGCCTTAGCACCACTACCGATTAAACGGATTTCTCCCTCAGCACCGATCTCCACAGATAGCTCGATCTCATCCAAACACATTCCCGATGTCTTTTTGGCTTCCTTTTCCGCACTGCTAAAAACCCGTCCCACCATCTGCAAAAATCCTGACATCTTCGCTTCGAGTTCTTCAACACTCAAAGTCTTTTCATGCTTAACCAAGTTTTTATTTGACTGAGCTTCTTTGCCCCACCCCCTTGGATTAACCACCGAAGTTTCCGCAGATTGAGCTTCTTCCTCGTATGGTTCAACTGCGATCGTAATCATCCCGTAACTAGCATTTTCAGACATAGATTTTGTAAAACTCTAGTCATTTATCATACATTTTTCATCACAATTATTACACAGCACTTTAAAGCTTTTTAGGATTGCGATCGCCAAATTACTATTACAAATTTTCATGCTTAATTAGCTCGTTTAATTGTTCAATCAAAAGAGGAATGTCCATTTCTACGCCTTCCCAAACAGTTCTTAATCTAATTTGAAAGTATTCATGAGCCATTACATTACGCATATCAGCCATCATTCTCCACGGAATATCAGGATACTTTTCTTTTAATGTTGATGGAATATAAATAGCAGCTTCGCCAATAATCACAAAGTCATAGAGTGTAGCTTTGTTAACTGTTTCATCATCACAAAATTGCTCGTAGGTATAACCTTGGGTACGATTTTGGATTGCGATCGCTGAGTTTAAAATATCTTGAACTCGTAATTGCCACTCTCTAGAAGGCATGAAAAATCTCCTTTAAAACTGGTTCACGTAAATGCTCTCGCAGGGAATCTATAGTACCTAAGTCAACATCACAGTGCAGAATATCTTCAAGATAAAGCTTGATTTTGATGAATCCAAAAAGCCCAGTTGGACGCGATAAATCTACTAAGACATCGACATCGCTACCTAAATGCGCCTCATCCCTTGCAACAGAGCCAAATAAATCAAGCGATCGCACACCCAGTTTTTGCAACTCTTCCTTATGTTCATCAATGATTCTTAATACTTCACTACGCCTTAAAATATTACTCATTGGCATTTATTTTAGTCAGCTATAAATGCATCATATAGCAATCTTAAAAAGTGATGGGAAATGTTCCCATTTGAGAAAGAACTTGTAGTAGAAATCACGATTGCTATAGCAGCCTTAAATCATTTGTAGATTTTGGGTTTGTGGAGGCATACCCCAGAGGGGTGTGCCTGCATTAGGGTGAATCCCCAAAAAGGACTAGGGGGCATTGACAACAGTATTAAAAGCATCTGTATACCACTGGTTAAAGTTTCCAGCACATTCAGGGTGATTTAGATAATCCTGTGATGATGCCAATTCAGCTAATTTATCTTGTAATGCTGTTTCTAGATTCCAACCAACAGATTTAAAGTAGGTTGCATCATTGGTTCCCCAAGTGGTGTACTGCTCTTGATAAGTCGTACAGTCAAAGGAATATGCACAGCTACCATCATCAATAGTTGCAAGAGGGTTGTAATTTAGAGCGTTTGGATCGGTACAACCATAGAAATCTGTTGATGGACTGCAATCATAAAGCTGCACAGATTTGAAAGAGCGATCGCTACCACACCCGCCAAATTCAACCACAGATACATCAACCAAACCGCCTGAATCGAAAAGCTGTACAGATTTGGATGAGCGATCGCTACCACACCCCGTAAACTCAACCACAGATACATCAATAGACTGACAATCAAAACTACAGCTACCATCATCAACGGTTGCATCAGGGTTGTAATTAGTCGCATTTGGATTAGTACACCCATAGACAGGGTAAATACAACTCCCGTCATTAATATTCGCGTTAGGGTTGTAATTAGTTGCTAAAGGATCGGTACATCCGTAATGAGGACAAAGCGGATCATCAGGAAAAAGAGAGCAAAACTCAGGAGGAGGAGGAGGAGGGGGGATTGGAGTGCAAGGGGGAATGAAATAGGAGGGTAGTGTACCCTTCTGAACTCTTACCCCGTTGACTGTGTTATATGAATCGGTTGTATCAGTTTCTTTTATTATTTCGACGGATGGCGAATTAGTCCAAAAACCCTGACCGTCAGCATATCCCGCTATTGGTGGTGTTACAAACTTAGTCCCATTAAGTTCCGTGACGACAAACTCAGTTTCAAAAACAAAGACGTTGTTATATAGAATCACCTGCCCCAAGTAATTCTTTTTGATAATTCCGAAATCATTAGCAGCTCTTTCTCTGGTATAACCTGCGGGGCATTTATCAAACAGCTTAGGCGGCGAGGGTGGCGGAGGTGGAGTATCGGGGGGACATGGTGAGCATTCGCAGTTCTCATACCACTTTTGATAAAGCCAAAACCCAACAATTTTATCTAGGATTTTTGTTGAATTTCCCTGCAAAATATCATTTGCAGTAAAAAAGTAATTGAGAATGGGAACTAATTCCGCTATGAACTGAAACACATCCTGATAAGTGATGTCATCAGGCAAAGGGGGCGGGTTTTTGGCGCAAAACTGACTAACATCAATTTGCCCCGTTATTTCATCGATAACGATTTCAAAACCCTTTTTAGCAACCTTTTTGAGAATATCGCCAAACACCTGATCAGCATTTTGTAAATCAGGATTAAGTGAAGCTACTTTTTTAATAGCGGCTGGAACTACATCCAACAATCGACACAGATTACCCTCTAATCCAAAGAGAGCGCAAAGCACACCTATATCAACGGGATTAATAAAATCTACAGCCCCGCTTTGTTTCTGAGAGCCACACTGACAAGTCATATTGACCTCATAAATTTGACTGTCGCGGTAACTTGATTGCTAAGGTATAGAGAACCGTAGCGACGATAAACACCTGATAAATCCGATAAATCAAACCATTGACTTTTATATTCAACTTTCTTGTCAGAATTCCAGTAAACATTATCGGAACCTTCTGTTTTAAATCCCGTACTAAGAGTTCCTAAAAGTGAGTAGTATTTCTCTAGATTGCTATCACTGCTATTAAATCTTTTACCGTACCAATCAGGAATATTAGCCGCAATAATTACCAAGCTTTCGGCATCATAAGGTATTTGAAAACTCGCTGAAGCGCTTAAAGATATCGTGCCGTATAAATATTGTTTTTTCCTATTTAGCCGTTTTTTAATTTCTTCTAAAAGAATCTCTTTGAGGAAATCAATAATCAAGCTTGCAATGAACTTAACGGGTGCTTTATAACCAACCAAAATAGCAATTAACTTAGGTAGCCAAACTAAAGCACCGCCGTTAGGATAGGGAATAATACTGTTGTCGCCTAACGCTTGCACATACTCATTTTCAATGCTTTGAATAACCGTAAATGTTGCGCTAATCGCTTCATTTACTTCTTGTTGAGCTTGTGATATTTCTTGTAGAGAATCTGGATTATCAAGCTGTATTGATGGCGGATTCCAACTGTTATCTAAAATGGTTACATTGTATAAAACTGATGATTGAGCATCACTACCAAGATTGCAGAATTTATCATAAATATCTGCAATCTTAGAGTAAATATCTTGGAGTGTTTCAAGCTGTGACATCAGTAAACTACATCTCTATCCCAGAATTTTCTGAGTACCAACGTTCATCAATAGTGCTGTAATGCTTTTCCTGGATAGGTTGGGTTAACAATCCTCTTAGGCGTTCGGTTTCCTCTTCGCCTAGTACTTTGCGTTGGAGCTGTGCAACGCGCTCATCGACTCTGACATAGAACTTAGAAAGCTCATCAAGTCTATGATCGTGGGCTGAAAGTGTATCAGAAACAGAATCAAATTCTGTTTCCAACTTTTTACCTAAATTATTAGTATCTTTTTCCAGTGCTGCTAGTCTTGCGTCACGCTCACCGAAGGCGTAGACAACACTCAAGACAGCGATCGCAAATGTTGCGATCGCTATTAAATCTTGAATGGGCATATCTACACCTTAACTTCGTTGACTTTCTGGATGATTCTGTATTCAGCGCTAGCTGTGCCATCCCAACTATGATTGATGGTCATGGTTGTGTATGGCTGAACTAGACCGCCTAAAGGGTCGTATTCTTGCAATTGCTGAAATTGTTCAAGAGTCAGAATTGGCACTTCTAAACGCCGTTTTAGTTTGGTTCCAAAACACGCTGAACTTGTACCATTTGTAATCAATTCCAGAACAACATGACGGGGATGAATCCCATACTCATTTTTATTCTTATTGAGTTTGATATGTGCAGGAATCCTTGGAGCGCTAACATTTTGCG includes the following:
- a CDS encoding Pepco domain-containing protein — translated: MSENASYGMITIAVEPYEEEAQSAETSVVNPRGWGKEAQSNKNLVKHEKTLSVEELEAKMSGFLQMVGRVFSSAEKEAKKTSGMCLDEIELSVEIGAEGEIRLIGSGAKARGKSAIKLKFKREKGA
- a CDS encoding HepT-like ribonuclease domain-containing protein — encoded protein: MPSREWQLRVQDILNSAIAIQNRTQGYTYEQFCDDETVNKATLYDFVIIGEAAIYIPSTLKEKYPDIPWRMMADMRNVMAHEYFQIRLRTVWEGVEMDIPLLIEQLNELIKHENL
- a CDS encoding nucleotidyltransferase family protein; its protein translation is MSNILRRSEVLRIIDEHKEELQKLGVRSLDLFGSVARDEAHLGSDVDVLVDLSRPTGLFGFIKIKLYLEDILHCDVDLGTIDSLREHLREPVLKEIFHAF